In the Lepus europaeus isolate LE1 chromosome 10, mLepTim1.pri, whole genome shotgun sequence genome, GATAAATAAGAGAACTAAAAGGTAGTAAGAAACTCAAAAAACCAGAACAGCAGGACGAAGGGCGAGCCTCTCCAGGGGGAACATTCAAGCAGAGACGTGAAGAACAGAGATGGCCTACCAGAAAGGAgcagcaaaggccctggggccagcaggtcaACGCCGGGCCAAGCCCAGACTCACCTTGCTGTACGTGGAAGGCTGCTCCTCCAGGCTCCGACAGTGCAGCATGGCTCCCAGGGCCACTTGCTGGACCAACTGCTGAAATttcaaatttctggaaacaaaatcTGTCTCACAGTTTACCTGGGGGAACAAATTGACGCTGCTGACGAGCTGTTTGCTGACAGTTCCCCAAAGTGCCTTAGGGGTGCAGAGAAAACCAAGATACTGGTGGAACAAGCTGCAGATTTGACAGAAACACGGCAGCATTTTAAACCGGCAGCCCCTCCGCTAGCTTccaggcagaaaccaaggaaGGGACCCCTGCCATGCCGTGCAGTGAGTCAGCAAGAGCAGGCGGATCTGGAACCGCCCGAAGCACTCAGTCCAAGTTCACCACGTGCCGGTGCCGGCGCGCCACTGTCACCGCCTTCCCCAACCTCCTCCAACTCCAAACCAACTCTGCCATCACTGTCTCCCCGCTTCGCTCGCTCTAAGACAACCCCCAGCTGGTTCCTCACCAACGATGGCCCCCAAACCTCCTCTAAAGCAGCCACTCCCTCTCCATCACCCAATAAAAATGGCGTCTTTAAAATCCTGTGCCAGGAAACCGTGAGGAGGGTAAGGCTGCACTAGCTCACGCGTAGGAGCAGCGTTCTGCCCTGCTAGGCCACTTCCCAGCAGCACCCCTGCGCCTTCCCGTCCTCCACTGGGGCCTCAGAGTTTAACTCCCAGTACCCTCCACGGCTCCGAAACGGATCTCTTCCCCGAGAAGGGCCCACCACAAGCCTCACGCCCAAGGAACAGCCGTCCTGGCACCGGAGTTCCCCGAGACCCACCTCGACCAGCACAGCCGCGTTTCCCTCCTGCAGCAGCCCAATGAGGCCCTCCCTGGTCTTCCTCCCATGCAGCTTGGCCGCTTTGCTCCAGCCCTCCTTCTGCGCCTGCTTGTGCAGCCAGGTCTCTGCCTGCCCAGCGACAAGACAAGAGTATGTGTCAATATCACAGCACCTGCCACCGCGTGGGGCTCCCTGAGCCTTTCTGCTGCCCCTAAATTCCACGGTAAATCCAAAGTCCTCCATCCGGTGTTGGCAGCCTACCATCAACTGTCGGATACCAGGCACTGTAGCTGGGGCTTCCTGTAgggtttgcctttttttttttttttaagatctaattattttacttgaaagtcagagttacacagaaagaagaggagaggcagagagagagatcttccatccgctggttcactctccagatggccgcaatggctgcagctgcgcagatccgaagccaggagccaggagcttcttccaggtctcccacgagggtgcaggggcccaaggacctgggccatgttctactgcttccccaggccacagcagagagcaggatccgaagtggactcgaaccggtgcccatatgggatgccggcactgcaggtggtggctttacctgctactccacagcgccggcccctcagtagGGTTTTTCTTCACAACCTCCTTGTGGGGCAGAGGGTACTGTGTATTTCCGTTACGTACACAAGAATACAGGACAAAATCCAAGGCTGGGGTTCTCGGGGAAGCCAGACTCCCACCCAGGGCGGCACGGCTGAGCTCCGCTCCCCAGCGCGACCTCCTCAAGGCTCAGGTCGAGCCCTAGAACCCCgccctgcaccctctccccacctgctTGAGGTCCCCGCCGCAGGTCTCCAGAGCTTTCTTGCAGTTTACAAAGGAGTAGCCCGTCTTCCGCCGCAGTTTCATGAGGAGCTCCTTGCTGGAGGCCGAGGAAGCCAGCCCGGGCCCCGTGTGTACCGCGTGCCATGGCTGGGCCGGGGGAAACACAAGGCACCCCGCCTGGAGGGGGTAAGAAGAAAGGGGTGAGAAACAGGGCGCAACCGGGAGCTGGGCGACGGGGAGGGGGCGGCATCGAGGACCGGGGCGGGGGTGTGGGAAGCGCCCCCAAGGCGAAGAGGCAAAGCTGTCGGGGGAAGGGCGGGCAGGGCGCCGCACGCCATCCCTCACCGGTCGGCTCCCGGTCCGCGCCACTAAGCACAGGCGCAGCGATCGCAGCAGCGACATCGCTGACATCGCTCCGGCCCCCGGCCACTCCCGCGGGCGGGCGCGCAGATGAGACGACACACTACGGCGAGGCGGGAGGGCCAAAACGCTCCACCAGTTCGCGCCTGTCGAGGACGGCGCCACCTGCTGGCCGGATGGGCGCACTCGTCTCCCCTGCTTGACTCCCAGGAATTAAGGCCAGCAAGGCAGACAACAGAAACCGACAGACGAAGTTGTCACAAACACAACACACGCGGGTAACACTTGACTATTTCTTTATTGCCAATACATTTTAATGTTCGTTGTCCATTTGTGATTCGTGACAAATTTGTGAGGTAGGAATTTGCTCAGGCTGGTGGTCTCCGAGATAGGGGTGGGGTCCCTTCAACACACCCAGTATGTATCCGCTTAAGGAACAAAATATCTGCTGAAAATCTGTGTGCCAGGAACCAGGCTGGCTTCAGGGGTGTGTTAGGCAGCTTTTGgtgactataacaaaataccagagaTAATCGACTTAGGAAAGAAAAGGGGTTATTTAGCTCAGTCTGGGAGGCTGCAGCTTCCAATGGCACGATGCAGGCGCAGGCTCTGGCTGTGATGGAGCCGTACAGAGGAAGGATCATATGGTagggcagggagcagagagagagagagagaggtggggcccAAACTCAGGCTCCTACAACCACGCTCTCATGAGAAGGACCTCCCACGAGGCCCCCACCTCTAAACACCGTAACCAGATTAGGCTTGCGCCCTCTGGGTACCAGTAACTTAGAACTTTGGGGCTTAAAATCCTGCATGAGTTTAGGAGCAAATCATATCTAAACCACAGCAAGGGGGGATTCGAGATGAATGAGCCACAGGCCTACCCTCAGAGGTACGCTGGTGGTGAGAAAGTCAGAATCAGACAAACACGCGTCCAGGACAGGGTAAGGCCTCAGAAGATGCACAGTGACAGGATCCCAGGCAGAAAGAGATCACGTCCAAGCAGCAGACTCGGGCAAGCTGTTTTGAGCAAAGAGGCAAAGGAGGATGAAGATTTCCGTGTGGCAGCAATTGCCCACAAGGGATCATCAGGAAGATGAAAAGCAATTGGGGTCACAGAGGGACTGGCTGAACAGCACCGAGCAAGGGCTTGTCCCTGCCTCACCAGGCAGTGGAAGCTAAGCGGGGCTGATTCCGGGAGACAAGAGTTTGCAGGATGGCTCGGAGGAGAGAGTGTCACAGAGGTGACTACGTGCCTAAGTGGTAAGCAGGGTGAGCCCCAGCCGAGGGGCCCCagtgggaagaggaaggaggacaaAGCACAGCACGTCAGGGAGGGAAGACGGACGGGGCTCGTAAACCTAAAGAGAGGTCGAAGCCAACAAGAAGCCGACATGCAGCACGAGCTTTCTTGCACGCAGCGTGATGTTCTGGGCTCCGGGCTCCACCTTTAGAAAGAATGAGGCAGGACTGTGCGGGGGACACCTCCGCTGTCTGGTTCCAGCGTCAGGGACGGGAGGACTCAACCCAAGGAGACGCGGTCCTACCACACTCGTCTCTCAGAGCAAGAACTGGGTGGCCTGGGGCTTCTTCCTTCTCAGCCCTTTGGCGAAGGCTCAGTCCTTTGGGCGTGGAAGAAATCCTTAATGCTcgcttattttcctttttaaaaaaaaaatcccatagactttagcaaaaataaaaaagtccacTGTGTGTCAACAGAGAGGAAGTGCCCGGTGACAGTCTTTGCAGTCACTGCTCTCACATCCCATGTCCTCCTTGCCCCTAAAAGTCCTGGCTACCCTCCCGTCGTCCTCCTCTGAGCACGGGAGCTGGGAGCCCGCCGGAatgccagagctgccagggcccccAGGGGTCGAGGGGGATAGAGAGGGGAGGGGCCTAGAAGAATCCATCCTTGGTGCTTGTGTGTGTGGCTTTGGAGAGTCTGCCTTTCCTCCACCGGGACAGGGGGCTGAGAGCCCCAGAAGGGGTGACGTCACGCAGACTTCGGCTTCCTGTGCCTGGCCCTATAGATGTTGACGTTCTCATCCTCATCCCGCTGGGCCAGCTCCAGTTGGAAATGCTGGGGCAGGAGGTGCTGGAAGAAGCTCTCTGTGCCGTGCTCCTGTCTCATCTTGGCCGCCAGATAGATGGTGCCCCGGGGCCCGCACAGGTGCCGGAGGGTCCCCAGCAGCAGAGGGAAGGTGGGCTCCAGGTACACGATATCAGCCCCCAGCACCATGTCATAGTCTCCAGGGAAGACATGCTGGTCAATCCCCCAGGACAAGGGACGGACCTGCACCCGGCCTCCAGGTGGCACATTAGCCTGCACGTTGCCCTTAATCTGTTCTAGAGCCAGGGGCAGGTCAGTGATGGTAACATCCCCccctgggagagaggaagggggagaaaaGCAAGTCAGAGGGCTCGCGGCTCCGGCCTGGGAAGTCCGCGGGCCTCAGGGCCTACAGGACAGCCCCATCACAGCCCGAAGTCCACACCTGGGCTTTCGGAGGCCCTAACCTCCACCTCACCCACTGCCCTTCTCGCTACTCCGCGTTCTACAACATCAACATTCCAGCTGAGCTAATCTTCAACCCCTGGGCCCCACACGCAGCAACAGCTGTCAGCAGAAGCCCGGGTAGGACCCGGCTGGAGACGGGCTGTGCACCCAGCCCCACTGACACGGGGCTGCCGTCAGGGGTCTGGAAAGCTTCCCAGAAGATGTGACCTCGGCTGAGCCCCAAAGGACAAGCAGGGGTTGGCCAGGTggagtttccaagcacagaacAGCGAGGGCACAGGCCTCCTGGTGAGAGAGCGTGCGCTATTCCAGGAAGGCTGGATCTTAGCCATACGTAGAAGGCATGGGGCAAGAGGACAGTGGCCATGACATGCTCGGGAGGGTCGGGTTTGATCCCAGGGACGACAGGTTTGAAGAGTAGAAGGAGGGCTGAAGAGGATCAGATCAGCATTCCAAAAAGCCCCAGTCATGCAATGAACGTACAGACAGAACACCTAATCAGTTCTAGGGACAGTGGCGAGCAGGAGGACCCTCAGCCTTCCTTGAGGTGCAGttcagaggtagagacacagtagGACGTGCAAAAGTCACCATTCGGTCGTGGTCATGGTCACTAGGGCAGAAGAAGCGGGAGGTACAAAGAAGTCCTTCGTGTTTATCACGTGCCCATACGCCAGGTATTGAGAGTTCAATAGTGAACCAAGCAAAGGAGaatcctcctccctgtcccccagggAGCTTTCAGCCTAGTGGCAAGAAACACAGGGGCCGGCTGTGacacagtagtttaatcctctacctgcaatggcagcatcccatatgggagccggtttgagtcccggatgctcctcttcctatccagctctctgctatggcctgggaaagcaacagaggatggctcaagcacttgggcccctgcacctatgtgggagactcagaagaagcgcctggctcctggcttcagattggcccagctctggcaactgcggccatttggggagtgaatcagtgggtggaagacctctctgtgtgtctctccctctctctgtttataactctacctctcaaataaataaataaataaaatttaaaaagaaaaagaaacagacaacagcaaaaaaataagtcaaataaaacaCACCGTATGTCCAATGGTCACGAGCacccagcggggggggggggggggggactgcccCGGGGAGAGGGCAGGGATCTATTTTTACACTGGGGGTTAGGGAAGGCCTCACTGAGCAGATTACATCTGGACAGACGCCCAAGAGTGGCAGTGCAGCAAACCACGTGGATGTCTGAGGTTAAGTCTCCCAAAGGTCAGACCagtaaaggcagaggcagaaccaTGCCTGGCAGGCCTCAGGGACATCAGGAAGACCAGTGGCCGCAGCGGAGGGAGGGACAGCAGAGATCTGGTCCCAGTCAGGCCTTGTGGGGAGAACATTGGCTGTCAGACTCATACGGGAAGCCACGGGAAGATTCTCAATGGAAGAATGGCGAATGCCGACTTATGTTTCAAAAAGAGCACTCTGGTGTGGCAATGGGGAAAGACCACAGAAGGGCAAGGTCAGAAGCAAGGAGACCAGTGGGGAAGTGGCTGCCATGACCCAGGCGAGAGCTGATGGTCTGAACCAGGGCAGTAGCAATGGCTAAGAAGCAGTGGGATCCAGAATATAGCTCGAACGTTATGCAAAGGAGTCTGCAGCTAGAGAGGGAAGAGTCGTAGCGTCACAGGCATTAAGAGATCATCTACAGCCATGAGGGGATGGGACTGCTTGGCAGTGAGTGCAGACTGTGAAGATTTGGCATCCTGgacgagctgctccacttccgacccagctccctgctaatatgccggggggaaagcagcagaagatggccccagtacttgggcccctggacctacgtgggagactcagatgaagctcctagctcctggctttgccattggggccacttggggagtgaaacagcagatggaagattctaagattctctctctctctctctctcagtctctatccaatgctgcctttcaaataaataaaaaataaaatattttaagggggGGCaagaaagagaatagaaaaagaGTACAGTGAGATGGACGGAAACCAGAATTGCACAGCCCTGGAAATCAGAGGCTCCGTCTGGAGGAAGAAGGACTGAGGTGTCAATGTCAATGTCAAATGTGAAGTCCTTGGccgatgccgcggctcaataggctaatcctccacctgcagtgccagcaccccgggttctagtcctggttggggcaccggattctgtcccggttgcccctcttccagtctagctctctgctgtggcccgggagggcagtggaggatggcccaaatccttggggcctgcacctgtatgggagaccaggagaatcacctggctcctggcttcagatcagcacggtgcgctggcagcagcagccattggggggtgaaacaacggaaaaaggaagacctttctctctgtctcgctctctcactgtccactctgcttgtcaaaaaaaaaaaaaaaaaaagtgaagttcaCGGCTAAGTGACTCCTGGCTAGCACCATGGCATTGGAAATGATGCTGACACCCTTAACTAGAGCCACGGTATGGAGGGGGCAGTGGAGTGAGTGTGCCACGGGAATGCATGAGGACAGAGCACAGGGCAGGGACTGGAGACAGCCGGAACTCACCTGAGGAAGTTTAGTTTagtgggtttatttatttatttatttatttgaaaggcaaaattagagaaagaggcagagacagaaatcttccatccaccggttcactccccaaatggctgcaatggatggagctaggcaatctgaggccaggagcttcttccaggtctcccacacgggtgcaggggcccaagcatttgaaccatcttccactgctttcctaggccatagcagagagctgggtcagaagtggaacagccgggatttgaaccagtgcccatatgggacgccagtgtcactgctatgccacagtaccagctccttagtatagtttttatttttatttttatttatttattggaaagacagagacagagcactcccatcctctggtctactcccTGAATACTGTGATGATTCCTGCCTAAcactgcagccaggaactcattccaggcgTTCCAtgcggatggcaggaacccaaccacctgagccatcactgctgcctcccacagtttgCATTCGCAGAAACCCGGAGTCAGGGGCAGAGctaagactcgaacccaggcactgcaatatgggatgcgggcatcttaaccagtgtctgaactgctaggccaGGCACCAACCTCAAGGAGTTTTGTTTTAAagtggagcagagcagccagcattgtggcacagcaggttaaaccagcagcagcaacactggcgtcccatatgagcaccacttggagtcccagctgctttacttttgCTCCATGATTGGGAAGGcaaggaaagatggcccaagtacttgggccactgccaccaacacgggagaccaggatggagttcctggctcccagccagaCCTAACCATGATCATCACACCCATTGGGGTAAGTGGacaagcagatggcagatctctttctttctttcttctctccctgtcattcttcctttcaaatgaattaatacatcttaaaaaaagaaataaagtggaACAGAGAAATGGCAAGGTAATTGGAGAGAGATGTAGGACAAGTTTTTCTAGGAGAGAATTACAGTATATTTAcatgcatatgtattccacacatacacatatatggaaTGATCCAGAGAAAAGGAATAACACAGGAGAAATGACAGAGTGATGTCTGGGTAGGTGGGATGGGCCGGGGTCTTGTGATGAATGGGGGGCTGTGAGGTGACAGGAGACATGTGGATGCAGATGCCTTTAGGCGGACACATGCTGTGATGGGGTCGTGCGGGAGTTTCTGAGCAAATAAGAACAATcagaaggccagcgctgtggctcaacaggctaatcctccgccttgcggtgctggcacaccaggttctagtcccagtcggggcaccagattctatcccggttgtccttcttccaggccagctctctgctatggcccgggaaggcagtggaggatggcccaagtccttgggccctacaccgcatgggagaccaggagaaacacctggctcctggcttcggatcagcgcgatgcgccggccgcagcggccattggagagtgaaccaacggcaaaaaggaagacctttctctctgtctctctccctcactatccactctgcctgtcaaaaaaaaaaaaaaaaaaaaaaaagaacaatcagAAGAGGGAGGAAACAATACCCCTAGCTGGGGGTCTGGGGGGAAAGAGGTGTTGCGGGTCTGAAAGGCCTGAATCAGCAAACAGAGAAGTGGGACCAGCAAGCTGGGGGCCCCCAGGACCCCTGGGCTCAGCAATGGCAAactttccttcttttaaagatgcatttatttattcatttgaaaggtagagtcacagagagagaaggagagggagatcttccagtccttggttcactccccaaaaggctgcaatgacctAGCCAAactcaggagtctggaactccatctgggtctcccaaagagGTGTcacaggcccaagtgcttgggccatcttctgctgcattccccagctcattagcaaggagctgggtcagaagtggagcagctgggacttgaactggcactcatgggggatgccagcatcataggcagcagcttgacccactatgctATAACTCTGGCCCCAGTGATGGCAAGTTTTAATGAGACTAGTCAACCCAGATGTGTGTCTGGAGAGCTCCCAAGCTAGCTTGCGGGTGGGAGGTTAAGTAGGCCTTCTTTGGGAGTTTGAGCTGAGCAACAAAAGGTGCACGTGCACTAATCGGGTGGTAAAAA is a window encoding:
- the EEF1AKMT3 gene encoding EEF1A lysine methyltransferase 3 isoform X2, which codes for MAARGPDPESEPESVFPRELGLFADSYTERSRFCFCGHALSITQNFGSRLGVAARVWDAALSLCNYFEKQNVDFRGKKVIELGAGTGIVGILAALQGGDVTITDLPLALEQIKGNVQANVPPGGRVQVRPLSWGIDQHVFPGDYDMVLGADIVYLEPTFPLLLGTLRHLCGPRGTIYLAAKMRQEHGTESFFQHLLPQHFQLELAQRDEDENVNIYRARHRKPKSA
- the EEF1AKMT3 gene encoding EEF1A lysine methyltransferase 3 isoform X1 is translated as MAARGPDPESEPESVFPRELGLFADSYTERSRFCFCGHALSITQNFGSRLGVAARVWDAALSLCNYFEKQNVDFRGKKEGSLPRGRHLSFEPISQLSSVPQILPGGDVTITDLPLALEQIKGNVQANVPPGGRVQVRPLSWGIDQHVFPGDYDMVLGADIVYLEPTFPLLLGTLRHLCGPRGTIYLAAKMRQEHGTESFFQHLLPQHFQLELAQRDEDENVNIYRARHRKPKSA
- the TSFM gene encoding elongation factor Ts, mitochondrial, encoding MSAMSLLRSLRLCLVARTGSRPAGCLVFPPAQPWHAVHTGPGLASSASSKELLMKLRRKTGYSFVNCKKALETCGGDLKQAETWLHKQAQKEGWSKAAKLHGRKTREGLIGLLQEGNAAVLVEVNCETDFVSRNLKFQQLVQQVALGAMLHCRSLEEQPSTYSKGFLNSSELSGLPAGPDREGCLKDQLALAIGKLGENMTLKRAAWVKVPSGFYVGSYVHGAVHSPSLHSLVLGKYGALVVCETSEQNANLEDLGRRLGQHVVGMAPLSVGSLDDEPGGEAETKMLSQPYLLDPSITLGQYVQPQGISVVDFVRFECGEDEVAEAQ